One window of the Fundidesulfovibrio soli genome contains the following:
- a CDS encoding Lrp/AsnC family transcriptional regulator, with translation MSGAKQFTETQRRILSLVQGDLPDVPDPFAEVARQAGVSQEEVLELVRGMKQRGEIRRFGATLRHQKAGYGSNAMVAWYVDDEDMPRMGAFMAARPEISHCYHRVNCMDWPYNLYTMVHAKTPEECAQTVAELARLSGLEEYDVLKSRKEFKKTSMRYF, from the coding sequence CAGTTCACGGAAACGCAGCGGCGCATCCTGTCGCTGGTGCAGGGCGACCTGCCCGATGTGCCCGATCCCTTCGCCGAGGTGGCGAGGCAGGCGGGGGTGAGCCAGGAGGAGGTGCTGGAGCTGGTGCGCGGCATGAAGCAGCGCGGCGAGATCAGACGCTTCGGGGCCACCCTGCGCCACCAGAAGGCCGGGTACGGCTCCAACGCCATGGTGGCCTGGTACGTGGACGACGAGGACATGCCCCGCATGGGGGCGTTCATGGCCGCGCGGCCCGAAATTTCGCACTGCTACCACCGCGTGAACTGCATGGACTGGCCGTACAACCTGTACACGATGGTGCACGCCAAGACCCCGGAGGAGTGCGCGCAGACCGTGGCCGAACTGGCCCGGCTCAGCGGGCTGGAGGAGTACGACGTGCTCAAGAGCAGGAAAGAGTTCAAGAAGACAAGTATGCGCTATTTTTAG